One region of Thiorhodovibrio frisius genomic DNA includes:
- a CDS encoding ribonucleoside triphosphate reductase, which yields MSHAHSSLASLPRRVRKRDGEEVPFAAARIEAAILSAGRASGEFDELEAGLLTAQVVKVLAHRFDSGRIPDIEDIQDVVEQTLISANHFETARSYIVYREQHRKLRHDQRTLVDVAGSINEYLDRSDWRVSANANQGYSLGGLILNTSGKMIANYWLSHVYTPEIGEAHREGDYHIHDLDMLSGYCAGWSLRTLLNEGLNGVPGRVEAGAPKHLSSAIGQIVNFLGTLQNEWAGAQAFSSFDTYLAPFVRVDQLDYTHVRQYIQELIYNLNVPSRWGTQTPFTNLTFDWVCPEDLRDQVPLVGGVEQSFTYGELQDEMDMINRAYIEVMTAGDAKGRIFTFPIPTYNITPDFPWESENAERLFEMTAKYGLPYFQNFINSELTPNMVRSMCCRLQLDLRELLKRGNGLFGSAEQTGSLGVVTINCARLGYLNRGREKELFAALDRLLNLARKSLELKRKVIQRHLDAGLFPYTKRYLGTLRNHFSTIGVNGLNEMIRNFTDDAEDVSTEWGRAFASEFLDHVRARMVAFQEETGHMYNLEATPAEGTTYRFAREDKKRYPDILQAGSEETPYYTNSSQLPAGFTDDPFEALALQEALQSKYTGGTVLHLYMSEKISSTEACKRLVRRALENFRLPYITVTPVFSICPHHGYIAGEHKFCPKCDQELIARKRAEAQSAELAVTGGDPAMAANS from the coding sequence ATGTCCCACGCTCACTCCAGCCTCGCCAGCCTACCGCGGCGCGTTCGCAAGCGCGACGGGGAGGAAGTGCCATTCGCCGCCGCACGCATTGAGGCAGCCATCCTGAGCGCCGGACGCGCGAGTGGCGAATTCGACGAACTCGAAGCCGGCCTGCTGACCGCGCAGGTGGTCAAGGTGCTGGCGCATCGCTTTGATAGTGGACGCATCCCGGATATCGAAGACATCCAGGATGTGGTCGAGCAGACGCTGATTAGCGCCAATCATTTTGAGACTGCGCGCTCCTATATCGTCTATCGGGAGCAGCACCGCAAGCTACGCCACGACCAGCGCACCCTGGTGGATGTCGCCGGCTCCATCAATGAGTATCTTGATCGCTCCGACTGGCGCGTCTCGGCCAATGCCAATCAGGGCTACTCCCTCGGCGGGCTCATCCTCAACACCTCAGGCAAGATGATCGCCAACTACTGGCTGAGTCACGTCTATACGCCTGAAATTGGCGAGGCGCATCGTGAGGGCGATTATCACATTCATGATCTTGACATGCTTTCGGGCTACTGCGCCGGTTGGTCGCTGCGCACTCTGTTGAACGAGGGCTTAAACGGCGTTCCCGGTCGGGTCGAGGCCGGCGCGCCCAAGCATCTGTCCTCGGCCATCGGGCAGATCGTCAATTTTCTCGGCACCTTGCAAAACGAATGGGCCGGTGCCCAGGCATTTTCGAGCTTCGACACCTATCTGGCGCCCTTCGTGCGCGTAGATCAGCTCGATTACACCCACGTGCGCCAGTATATCCAGGAACTCATCTATAACCTCAATGTCCCCTCGCGCTGGGGCACCCAGACGCCCTTCACTAACCTGACCTTCGACTGGGTTTGCCCCGAGGATTTGCGCGACCAAGTCCCCCTGGTCGGCGGCGTCGAGCAGTCTTTCACCTATGGTGAACTGCAAGACGAGATGGACATGATCAACCGCGCCTACATTGAGGTGATGACCGCAGGCGATGCCAAAGGGCGGATTTTCACCTTCCCCATTCCGACCTACAACATTACGCCGGATTTTCCCTGGGAGAGCGAGAATGCCGAACGGCTGTTTGAAATGACAGCCAAGTACGGCTTGCCCTACTTTCAAAACTTTATTAACTCAGAGTTGACGCCGAACATGGTCCGCTCTATGTGCTGCCGGCTGCAGCTCGACCTGCGCGAGTTGCTCAAGCGCGGCAACGGGCTCTTTGGCTCGGCCGAGCAGACGGGCTCCCTGGGTGTGGTGACTATCAACTGCGCGCGCCTTGGCTATCTGAACCGGGGACGCGAGAAAGAACTCTTTGCTGCGCTTGACCGCCTGCTGAATCTGGCGCGCAAGAGCCTGGAGTTGAAGCGCAAGGTGATTCAGCGCCACCTAGACGCCGGACTCTTTCCTTACACCAAACGCTACCTTGGCACCCTGCGCAATCATTTCTCGACCATTGGCGTCAATGGCTTAAATGAGATGATTCGCAACTTTACCGATGATGCCGAGGATGTCAGCACCGAATGGGGTCGTGCCTTCGCCAGTGAGTTTCTCGATCATGTGCGTGCGCGCATGGTGGCTTTCCAGGAAGAAACCGGCCACATGTACAACCTGGAGGCCACGCCGGCCGAGGGCACCACTTATCGCTTTGCGCGCGAGGACAAAAAGCGCTACCCGGACATCCTCCAGGCCGGCAGCGAGGAAACCCCCTACTACACCAACTCATCCCAGCTTCCAGCCGGTTTTACCGATGATCCCTTCGAGGCTTTGGCCCTGCAGGAAGCGCTCCAGTCGAAATACACCGGCGGCACCGTGCTGCATCTTTACATGAGCGAGAAGATCAGCTCGACCGAGGCCTGTAAGCGCCTGGTACGCCGAGCACTTGAGAACTTCCGCCTCCCTTACATCACGGTGACGCCGGTGTTCTCTATTTGTCCGCATCACGGCTACATCGCTGGCGAGCACAAGTTCTGCCCCAAGTGCGATCAGGAACTCATCGCCCGCAAGCGCGCCGAGGCTCAGTCCGCCGAACTGGCCGTTACTGGCGGCGACCCGGCAATGGCCGCGAATTCCTAA
- a CDS encoding anaerobic ribonucleoside-triphosphate reductase activating protein has translation MTFAVQAAETTPMHVPNPVQRPSFQPRGAVSKAAAAQALRLGGLTPMTTADYPGELAATLFCQGCPWRCAYCHNAHLVDAADEPALDWSEAREFLVRRRGLLDAVVFSGGEPTAQSALPAAIAELRELGYKIGLHTGGPYPRRLAEVLPLVDWVGLDIKALPSDYSLVTGVPGSGENAWDSLALAVESGIALEVRTTPLPGLDSPAYLEHLMQELAAVGVSRYALQQCRPHSLLEAELRERLPTQLAIPDAMPFAHFELRAI, from the coding sequence ATGACCTTCGCCGTTCAAGCCGCTGAAACCACTCCGATGCATGTGCCGAATCCGGTGCAAAGGCCATCGTTTCAGCCTCGGGGCGCGGTTTCAAAGGCCGCCGCTGCCCAAGCCCTGCGCCTTGGTGGCCTGACTCCAATGACTACCGCCGACTATCCCGGCGAGTTGGCAGCGACCCTCTTTTGCCAGGGCTGCCCCTGGCGCTGTGCCTACTGTCACAATGCCCATCTGGTGGATGCTGCAGATGAGCCGGCGCTCGACTGGTCGGAGGCGCGGGAGTTTCTCGTCCGGCGCCGTGGCCTGCTCGATGCAGTCGTTTTCAGCGGTGGCGAGCCCACAGCCCAGTCGGCACTGCCTGCCGCCATTGCCGAGTTGCGCGAACTCGGCTATAAAATTGGCCTGCACACCGGTGGGCCTTATCCCCGGCGCCTCGCTGAGGTTCTGCCGCTGGTTGACTGGGTCGGGCTGGATATCAAGGCCCTGCCTAGTGACTATTCGCTGGTCACGGGCGTACCCGGCTCGGGTGAAAATGCCTGGGACAGTCTCGCACTGGCAGTGGAATCCGGCATCGCGCTCGAAGTCCGCACGACCCCCTTGCCAGGGCTCGACTCCCCCGCCTATCTTGAGCACCTGATGCAAGAACTCGCGGCAGTTGGCGTCTCACGCTACGCCCTGCAACAATGTCGCCCGCATTCCCTGCTTGAAGCCGAACTGCGCGAGCGTCTGCCCACCCAGCTTGCCATCCCGGACGCGATGCCTTTCGCGCATTTCGAGCTGCGCGCGATCTGA
- a CDS encoding SPFH domain-containing protein, with amino-acid sequence MAITAFIFGVLVYMGFRVFARALYTVKPNERAVLTSFGRAQRIGDAMVTDDSLNEEEKKRYQFPVLHTIGPGGPYFKWPWQEVHKVDVATQALDVTWDPTKRQSTIEAVTKDNLTTGVNGQIRFRASETNLYAYLFGIDSPLEHVMGYFVSVLRERIANFVDPKGQSLVGQSEMQGEEGGGPAVDLSEGVSINDLRKNLPLLNDYMEQQCRSTGTRYGIELDAALITQIDPPTEVDRALSAINSTRNQVAADISTARADAEQQITMSKRAVEIASNNAQAEVAPLRELGETLIKIKATGGPESLRAYLRNMRIPLLKQARRIVQVTAPSR; translated from the coding sequence ATGGCTATTACCGCCTTTATTTTTGGAGTGCTCGTTTATATGGGCTTTCGTGTGTTTGCCCGCGCGCTCTATACCGTCAAGCCGAACGAGCGTGCGGTGCTGACGTCTTTTGGTCGCGCCCAACGGATCGGCGACGCTATGGTCACCGATGACAGTTTGAACGAAGAGGAAAAGAAACGCTATCAATTCCCGGTGCTGCATACCATCGGCCCCGGTGGGCCTTACTTCAAATGGCCCTGGCAGGAAGTGCACAAGGTCGACGTCGCGACTCAGGCACTGGATGTGACCTGGGATCCAACTAAGCGCCAATCCACCATTGAGGCAGTCACTAAAGATAATCTGACTACGGGCGTGAATGGCCAGATTCGCTTTCGTGCCTCCGAAACCAATCTTTACGCCTACCTGTTTGGCATCGACAGCCCGCTTGAGCATGTGATGGGCTACTTCGTCTCGGTACTGCGCGAGCGCATCGCCAATTTTGTTGACCCCAAAGGCCAGAGTCTGGTGGGCCAGAGCGAAATGCAAGGCGAGGAGGGTGGTGGTCCGGCAGTCGATTTGTCCGAAGGGGTATCGATTAACGATTTGCGCAAAAACCTGCCGCTGCTGAACGACTACATGGAGCAGCAATGCCGTTCTACCGGCACCCGCTATGGCATTGAACTGGACGCGGCCCTGATCACCCAGATTGACCCGCCGACCGAAGTCGACCGCGCGCTGTCGGCCATTAACTCCACCCGCAACCAGGTGGCTGCGGACATCAGTACCGCACGTGCTGATGCCGAGCAGCAGATCACAATGAGCAAACGCGCAGTAGAGATTGCCAGCAACAATGCTCAGGCTGAGGTGGCGCCACTGCGCGAGTTGGGCGAGACGCTGATCAAAATCAAGGCGACCGGCGGTCCCGAGTCTCTGCGTGCCTATCTGCGGAACATGCGCATTCCGCTGCTGAAACAGGCGCGGCGCATTGTCCAAGTCACCGCCCCGAGTCGCTGA
- a CDS encoding ankyrin repeat domain-containing protein, with product MASSQLKTSLQARLTLRCGWALAALLLLASTAGAGSATETDLDRELRLSAMIGDTDTIAALLDQGAEANAANQFGKTALMMAVESDSMDTVALLVSRGADINERTVAGCTALTFAAENGHIGISALLIERGAHVHDRTRAGWDALMIASRHGIAEMVRQLLFRGADPRAADKDGRTAFMNAVAAGHLETAQLLLQAGAEINSRDNEGDTPLIMAADNGHQAVLDLLLMAGADVNARDQLGMTALSWAVTDGFAPIARRLLIAGANPNLADVDGVTPLMAAAKEGDGRLVRVLLKHGADPEARDQDGRSALELAQAAGHEGVAQALSGTAR from the coding sequence ATGGCTAGCTCCCAGCTCAAGACTTCACTCCAAGCCCGGCTGACCCTGCGCTGCGGTTGGGCGCTGGCAGCGCTGCTGTTACTCGCGAGCACTGCTGGTGCAGGCAGTGCTACCGAGACAGACCTTGATCGCGAGTTACGCCTCTCGGCGATGATTGGCGATACCGACACCATCGCTGCGCTGCTCGACCAAGGCGCCGAAGCGAATGCTGCCAATCAGTTCGGCAAAACGGCGCTGATGATGGCGGTCGAAAGCGACAGCATGGATACGGTTGCCCTCTTGGTTAGCCGGGGCGCGGATATCAACGAGCGCACAGTTGCTGGCTGCACGGCGCTTACTTTTGCCGCCGAGAATGGCCACATCGGCATCTCCGCGCTCCTGATCGAGCGCGGCGCCCATGTTCATGACCGCACCCGTGCCGGCTGGGATGCGCTGATGATCGCCAGCCGCCACGGCATTGCCGAGATGGTGCGGCAACTGCTGTTTCGCGGTGCCGACCCGCGCGCCGCTGACAAAGACGGGCGCACCGCTTTTATGAACGCCGTTGCTGCCGGTCATCTGGAAACCGCGCAGCTGTTGCTGCAGGCTGGCGCGGAGATCAATAGCCGCGACAACGAAGGCGACACCCCGCTGATCATGGCCGCTGATAATGGCCACCAGGCCGTCCTGGACTTGCTGCTGATGGCCGGCGCCGATGTGAACGCGCGCGACCAGCTTGGCATGACGGCACTGTCCTGGGCGGTGACCGACGGCTTCGCGCCCATCGCGCGCCGGCTGCTGATTGCTGGGGCCAACCCCAATTTGGCCGATGTCGATGGTGTAACGCCGCTGATGGCGGCTGCCAAAGAGGGAGATGGCAGGCTAGTGCGCGTGCTGCTTAAGCATGGGGCCGACCCTGAAGCTCGGGACCAGGATGGTCGCTCGGCGCTTGAGCTGGCGCAGGCCGCCGGGCATGAAGGGGTGGCGCAAGCGCTGAGTGGAACGGCTCGCTAG
- a CDS encoding SPFH domain-containing protein: MFIDQGYGAAIAFFFGLFFIPLVLGLSRSLGLYAVVQEREAQVFTLFGKVIGTLDDAGLRFPVSHFGLKALLLPFFGKRYLVSTALKQYYLRDQMVNSEEGTPMGVGIWYEMQVSNPVSYLFVNANPEGSLQANVASSTISTLSNLEMDKMLEDRHQLSRKVRATVSPLSEKWGYKLGSVYIRKVAFTDRQMVDNITEKVVKRLVQVTSAMKQDGENRVGLIKSQTAYKVSQKMAEAAATRPAVVGAALNDLRQKDPDVLAAVLDVMETDQLIASRAEVDVLPADAQMLVELGGASGPAPLALDSDAFS, encoded by the coding sequence ATGTTCATCGATCAAGGTTACGGCGCGGCCATCGCGTTTTTCTTCGGCCTGTTCTTTATTCCGCTGGTACTCGGCCTGTCGCGCTCCCTGGGGCTTTATGCCGTCGTGCAGGAACGCGAGGCGCAAGTCTTCACCCTGTTTGGCAAGGTCATCGGCACTCTGGACGATGCCGGCCTGCGCTTTCCCGTCAGCCACTTTGGACTCAAAGCGTTGTTGCTGCCCTTTTTTGGCAAGCGTTATCTGGTTAGCACCGCGCTTAAGCAGTATTACCTGCGCGATCAGATGGTCAATTCCGAGGAAGGCACGCCCATGGGTGTGGGTATTTGGTACGAGATGCAGGTCAGCAATCCGGTCTCCTATCTATTCGTCAACGCCAACCCCGAGGGCTCGCTCCAGGCCAATGTCGCCAGTTCGACCATCTCGACCCTGTCCAATCTGGAAATGGACAAAATGCTTGAGGACCGCCATCAGCTTAGCCGAAAAGTGCGCGCGACCGTCTCCCCGCTATCGGAAAAATGGGGTTACAAGCTGGGTTCGGTCTATATCCGCAAGGTCGCCTTCACCGACCGTCAGATGGTGGACAATATCACGGAGAAAGTGGTCAAGCGCCTAGTCCAGGTGACCAGCGCCATGAAACAAGACGGCGAGAACCGCGTCGGCCTGATTAAGAGCCAGACGGCTTACAAGGTCTCGCAGAAAATGGCCGAAGCGGCCGCCACCCGCCCGGCGGTGGTGGGTGCCGCACTCAACGATCTGCGCCAGAAAGATCCGGACGTGCTGGCCGCCGTGCTGGATGTGATGGAAACCGACCAACTCATTGCATCGCGCGCCGAGGTTGATGTGCTGCCGGCCGATGCGCAGATGCTGGTCGAGCTTGGCGGGGCCAGTGGGCCGGCGCCGTTGGCGCTCGATAGTGACGCATTTTCCTGA
- a CDS encoding NapC/NirT family cytochrome c, whose translation MADAKGKSRRLILFVVIIFVAGISFAGLFSAGLSATNEMEFCVSCHTMQTNYLEYQDSLHFKNQSGVQATCADCHVPKAFFPKIATKVIAAKDVYHEIMGTIDTPEKFEEHRWAMASRVWKKMERSDSRECRTCHDFNNMDLSEQGRSARSRHARAEDKGQTCIECHQAVVHQMPSKPRGEDDG comes from the coding sequence ATGGCTGACGCCAAGGGCAAGTCCCGCCGCCTAATCCTTTTTGTTGTCATTATCTTCGTCGCCGGCATCAGCTTTGCGGGTTTATTTAGTGCCGGCTTGAGTGCCACTAACGAGATGGAGTTCTGCGTCTCCTGCCACACGATGCAGACCAATTATCTGGAATATCAGGACAGCTTGCACTTCAAGAACCAGTCCGGCGTGCAGGCAACCTGTGCCGACTGTCATGTACCCAAGGCCTTTTTCCCTAAGATCGCGACCAAGGTGATCGCGGCCAAGGATGTGTATCACGAGATTATGGGCACCATCGACACCCCGGAGAAGTTCGAGGAGCATCGCTGGGCCATGGCGTCACGGGTGTGGAAGAAGATGGAGCGCAGTGACTCGCGCGAGTGCCGCACTTGCCATGATTTCAACAACATGGATTTGTCAGAGCAGGGCCGCTCTGCGCGCAGCCGCCATGCGCGCGCCGAGGACAAGGGCCAGACTTGTATCGAATGCCACCAGGCCGTGGTGCATCAGATGCCGAGCAAGCCGAGGGGGGAAGACGATGGCTAG
- the alr gene encoding alanine racemase, whose amino-acid sequence MSRPLQACVDLAAIQHNYRLARACAGGARALAVIKANAYGHGAVAVARALVAEAAAFGVACVEEALELRESGIHTPILLLEGPFETAELELVDQVGLMTVVHDARQLDWVLGARPQQPLSVWLKIDTGMHRLGLTPEDGRAAYARLAACPHVGELVLMTHFARADEADPGPTDRQLADFATLAGSIPTVRPATREVARSLANSAAILTRPDTHAEWVRPGIMLYGLDPLDHPHPHAALLRPALCFVSELTAVRELAAGEAIGYGGRFVCERPTRVGVVATGYADGYPRHAPDGTPVAVNGQLTRLIGRVSMDMLMVDLSEQPQAQPGDPVELWGTQVSANAVAAASGTISYELLTGLSRRVPLRYVEAASD is encoded by the coding sequence ATGTCACGTCCGCTCCAAGCCTGCGTCGATCTCGCGGCGATTCAGCACAATTATCGTCTCGCCCGGGCCTGCGCCGGCGGTGCACGGGCGCTGGCGGTCATTAAGGCCAATGCCTACGGGCATGGCGCCGTGGCGGTTGCTCGCGCCTTAGTCGCTGAGGCTGCGGCCTTTGGCGTGGCCTGTGTTGAAGAGGCGCTGGAACTGCGCGAGTCTGGCATTCACACGCCAATTTTGTTGCTTGAAGGCCCCTTTGAGACTGCGGAGCTGGAACTGGTGGATCAGGTGGGGCTGATGACTGTGGTGCATGACGCGCGCCAGCTCGACTGGGTGCTGGGTGCGCGTCCGCAACAGCCGCTTAGCGTCTGGTTGAAGATCGACACCGGCATGCACCGCCTCGGACTGACACCCGAGGACGGTCGCGCGGCCTATGCCAGGCTAGCCGCCTGTCCCCATGTTGGCGAGCTGGTGCTGATGACGCATTTCGCCCGCGCCGATGAGGCCGATCCGGGGCCGACGGATCGTCAGTTGGCAGATTTTGCGACCCTTGCGGGTTCCATCCCGACTGTCAGACCGGCTACCAGAGAAGTCGCGCGCAGTCTGGCCAATTCCGCCGCCATCCTGACCCGGCCAGATACGCATGCCGAGTGGGTGCGCCCGGGCATTATGCTCTACGGGCTCGATCCGCTTGACCATCCTCACCCGCATGCCGCCTTGCTGCGCCCAGCCCTGTGCTTCGTTTCCGAGCTGACGGCGGTGCGGGAACTCGCTGCCGGCGAGGCCATTGGTTATGGCGGGCGCTTTGTCTGCGAGCGCCCGACCCGTGTCGGGGTGGTGGCCACCGGCTATGCTGACGGCTACCCGCGTCATGCGCCCGATGGCACGCCGGTGGCCGTGAATGGGCAGCTCACACGCTTGATTGGGCGCGTCTCCATGGACATGCTGATGGTTGACCTGAGCGAGCAGCCGCAGGCTCAACCCGGCGATCCAGTCGAGCTTTGGGGTACTCAGGTCAGTGCCAATGCCGTGGCTGCGGCCAGCGGCACCATCAGCTACGAACTCCTGACCGGCCTGTCGCGCCGGGTGCCGTTGCGCTATGTCGAGGCGGCGAGCGACTGA
- a CDS encoding FCSD flavin-binding domain-containing protein codes for MSMNRRDFVKTTGALAAVSTLSFPHIARAESKKVVVVGGGTGGATAAKYLKLGDPSIDVTLIEPNKSYFTCYMSNEVLSGERSLDSIEHGYEGLKGHGVKVVHDTAAGIDPDKKVVKTAGGDEFPYDRCIVAPGISLLYDKIEGYSKEAAEKIPHAWKAGSQTKILRGQLEAMDDGGTVVIVAPPNPFRCPPGPYERASQIAMYLKEAKPKSKVLILDSKQKFSKQGLFTQGWERLYGFGTENAMIEWQPGPEAAVVSVNPDEMSVETSFGDSVKGNVINLIPPQQAGKIAQEAGLADDSGWCPVDKKTFESSLHAGIHVIGDACIATKMPKSGYSANSQAKVTAAAIIAMLNGDEPGIPAYVNTCYSIVGKDYGISVAAVYRLSEDGSTIAGVEGAGGLTPMDAPEWALAREVQYAHSWYNNIVHDIFS; via the coding sequence ATGAGTATGAATCGACGTGATTTCGTCAAGACCACCGGGGCGCTGGCCGCCGTCAGCACCCTGAGCTTTCCGCACATTGCGCGTGCCGAGAGCAAAAAAGTCGTCGTGGTCGGCGGCGGCACTGGCGGTGCCACTGCGGCTAAGTATCTGAAGCTCGGTGATCCGAGCATTGATGTGACCCTGATCGAGCCGAACAAGAGCTACTTTACCTGCTATATGAGCAACGAAGTACTGAGCGGGGAACGCTCGCTCGACTCCATCGAGCACGGCTACGAAGGGCTGAAAGGTCACGGCGTCAAGGTGGTGCACGATACTGCCGCCGGCATCGATCCGGACAAAAAAGTCGTCAAGACGGCCGGCGGAGATGAATTTCCCTACGACCGCTGCATCGTTGCCCCTGGCATTTCGCTGCTCTACGACAAGATTGAGGGCTATAGCAAGGAGGCCGCCGAGAAGATTCCGCATGCCTGGAAAGCAGGCAGTCAGACCAAAATCCTGCGCGGCCAACTCGAAGCCATGGATGACGGCGGAACCGTGGTGATCGTCGCCCCGCCGAACCCCTTCCGCTGCCCTCCCGGCCCCTATGAGCGCGCCAGTCAGATCGCCATGTATCTCAAGGAGGCCAAGCCCAAGTCCAAGGTACTGATTCTCGATTCCAAGCAGAAGTTCTCCAAGCAGGGCCTGTTCACCCAGGGTTGGGAACGTCTTTACGGCTTTGGCACCGAAAACGCAATGATCGAATGGCAGCCCGGTCCGGAGGCAGCCGTGGTCAGCGTGAATCCGGACGAGATGTCGGTCGAGACTAGCTTCGGCGACTCGGTCAAGGGTAATGTGATTAACCTCATCCCACCCCAACAGGCTGGAAAGATCGCCCAAGAGGCCGGACTGGCGGACGACAGCGGCTGGTGCCCGGTGGATAAGAAGACCTTTGAATCAAGCCTCCATGCCGGTATTCATGTGATTGGCGATGCCTGCATTGCCACCAAAATGCCCAAGTCCGGCTACTCTGCCAACAGCCAGGCCAAGGTCACAGCCGCCGCCATCATCGCCATGCTCAATGGCGACGAGCCCGGCATCCCGGCCTATGTGAATACCTGCTATTCCATTGTCGGCAAGGACTATGGCATCTCGGTTGCCGCGGTCTATCGTCTGAGCGAGGACGGCTCAACCATCGCCGGTGTCGAGGGTGCCGGCGGCCTGACACCCATGGATGCCCCCGAATGGGCGTTGGCGCGTGAAGTCCAGTACGCGCATAGCTGGTATAACAACATCGTTCACGACATCTTCAGCTAA
- a CDS encoding serine hydrolase codes for MNKLFLPSSIQNNTVETAPDAPPGGVDASAHLSRRAFLGNLTLATGGLLLGGLPDVLAAAPGSLQAQVSALVNRMRAEGRISSNERTSWSIYDFSSRQKLVAINEDIPRQAASMIKPFVAQAFFYTTERRGSGLKYTSSVRDIMEQSIRRSSNSATNELMHMVSRGNGNHGPGDVETVLKRQAPGVFRETSIVEYIPAGGRTYRNQASAHDYSRFLFALWHSRLPQAQELREIMGLPNHDRITRRVSSIPANVRVYDKTGSTARLCGNMGIIECRDSRGRPMPYTFIGIIERDSRTESYTSWISARSNAIRSVSNLVYLYMKDRHQLV; via the coding sequence ATGAACAAGCTTTTTCTCCCTTCGTCCATCCAGAACAATACCGTCGAGACCGCCCCGGATGCGCCTCCCGGAGGCGTCGATGCCAGCGCGCATCTGTCGCGGCGCGCTTTCCTCGGCAACCTGACTCTGGCCACGGGCGGTCTGCTGCTCGGCGGCCTGCCTGACGTACTCGCCGCCGCACCAGGTTCCCTGCAAGCGCAGGTATCGGCGCTAGTCAATCGCATGCGAGCCGAGGGGCGCATCTCGTCGAATGAGCGCACCTCTTGGTCGATCTACGACTTCTCCTCCCGGCAGAAACTCGTCGCCATCAACGAGGACATTCCGCGTCAGGCGGCGAGCATGATCAAGCCCTTTGTGGCGCAAGCCTTTTTCTACACCACCGAGCGGCGCGGTTCCGGGCTGAAATACACAAGTTCGGTGCGCGATATCATGGAGCAAAGCATCCGGCGCAGCAGTAACAGTGCCACCAATGAACTCATGCACATGGTGAGCCGCGGTAACGGGAACCACGGGCCGGGGGATGTCGAAACCGTGCTGAAAAGGCAGGCGCCAGGCGTCTTTCGCGAGACCAGTATTGTCGAATACATCCCGGCTGGCGGACGCACTTATCGCAACCAAGCATCGGCGCACGACTACAGTCGCTTCCTGTTCGCGCTCTGGCACAGCCGGCTACCGCAAGCACAAGAGTTGCGCGAAATCATGGGCCTTCCCAATCACGACCGCATTACCCGTCGTGTCAGCAGCATTCCCGCCAATGTGCGCGTCTACGACAAAACCGGCTCTACCGCGCGTCTGTGTGGAAACATGGGCATTATCGAGTGTCGGGACAGCCGTGGACGGCCAATGCCCTATACCTTCATTGGAATCATTGAGCGCGACAGCCGTACCGAGTCCTACACCAGTTGGATCTCGGCACGCAGCAACGCGATAAGGTCCGTCTCGAATCTGGTCTACCTCTACATGAAAGATCGCCATCAGTTGGTCTGA
- a CDS encoding c-type cytochrome, translating to MTKQPPTHALIGAALALGLGSGMAAAETATGTMLANTCAGCHGTYGNSQGPATPTISAMDPVVFVETMQYFRDDETYSTIMGRIARGYSDEELEKMAEYFHQQEFAPAKQDFDQALVDKGADLHEQYCEKCHIEGGKPVPEEEDYYILAGQWTPYLKYAMSDFRDGRRELTKKMKSKLESMLESNGEDGLAALWAYYASQQ from the coding sequence ATGACCAAGCAACCCCCAACCCACGCCCTGATCGGCGCCGCCCTGGCCCTTGGGCTCGGCTCCGGCATGGCCGCAGCCGAAACCGCCACCGGCACCATGCTCGCCAACACCTGTGCCGGATGTCATGGCACTTACGGCAACAGCCAGGGGCCTGCCACCCCGACCATCTCCGCGATGGACCCGGTTGTCTTTGTCGAAACCATGCAGTATTTCCGCGATGATGAAACCTACTCGACCATCATGGGCCGGATCGCGCGTGGCTACAGCGACGAAGAACTCGAGAAAATGGCCGAGTATTTCCATCAGCAGGAATTCGCACCCGCCAAGCAGGACTTCGATCAGGCTCTGGTCGACAAGGGCGCCGATTTACATGAGCAGTACTGCGAAAAATGCCATATCGAGGGCGGCAAGCCAGTGCCAGAGGAAGAGGACTACTACATCCTAGCCGGTCAGTGGACGCCCTACCTCAAGTACGCCATGAGCGACTTCCGCGATGGTCGCCGCGAACTGACCAAGAAAATGAAAAGCAAGCTCGAGTCCATGCTCGAGTCGAATGGCGAGGATGGGCTGGCCGCGCTCTGGGCCTACTATGCGAGCCAACAATAA
- the nrdD gene encoding anaerobic ribonucleoside-triphosphate reductase produces the protein MLTDDTIELRDEERTPCEVWTRVMGYHRPVSAFNAGKQSEHRDRLMFSEQPQGCEQRRSQCTTRRATERPVEQIRQLEAA, from the coding sequence ATGCTGACTGACGACACCATCGAACTCCGCGACGAAGAAAGAACCCCCTGCGAGGTTTGGACCCGGGTCATGGGCTACCATCGTCCGGTTTCGGCCTTCAACGCAGGGAAACAATCAGAGCATCGCGACAGGCTGATGTTCAGCGAGCAGCCCCAGGGTTGCGAGCAGCGTCGGAGCCAATGCACAACCCGGCGCGCCACTGAGCGTCCAGTCGAGCAAATCCGCCAGCTCGAAGCTGCCTGA